Genomic window (Candidatus Aminicenantes bacterium):
CCAAAATCAGTTTGCCTTTGTCAAAACGGAAAAACACGCCGTTGTTTCGGGTCTTGAATACCAGCACCCGCCTGAGGGTGGTTAACAATGCTTCCGCATTCAAGCCGGCTTTGAAACGGGTAGATTCGGGAATAACTGCACGGTAATTGGGAAACTTCTGATCAATAATGCGCGCGGATAACACGCGATTGCCGGCCTTGAAAAACAAGTTGTTTTTGTCAAAAGCGAAATCGATATCCAGGTCTTCCCCCACCTTCAACAACTCCAGCAGGGTTTTTCTCGAAACAATAAATTCCAGTGATTCTCCGGTACTGATCGACTCATCCACCGCGCAAAACGCCAGCCGGTGTCCGTCTGTGGAAGCCATTTCCCATCGTTCCGATCCCAGGCTGAGCAAAGCCCCACCCAGATTGAACTTCATCTCCGGAGAGATAATATAATAGGTTTTGTTGATCATGGATTGCAGCTTGGCGGAATTCAGGTGAATCGATTGACTGAAATCGGATTCAGGAAGATTGGGGTATTCTGAAGACTGCATACCCATCAGTTTGTATTTGCTGGTCTTACTCGCGTTATTAATGACAATCTGCAGGTCGTTGTTTTCCGATATCTCTACCGGACCATCGGGCATGCGGGAAATCAGGTCATAGAAATCCCGGCCGTTAACCGTAAAGGAACCGGGCTCACGCACATCAACTTTAACCGAAGATTGTAAGCCGATTTCAAGATCGGTAGCCGTCAGCTCCAGCACTCCATTTTCAAAAGCGGTCACCTTGATATTCTGCAATATCTCCATCAGGGTCTTTTTCTCAAAGATACCCTGAAACAATTTGAGTTCATTCGAGAAAATGGACTTTTCCACAAAAATCTTCATTTTTTCCTGCCTATTTTTATTATTAGAATATGCTTAGTATATACCAGAAAGATAAAAAAGAAACCAGCGTGAAAAAGTGAATAACCCCGATTACCCGCGGACTGAAAAGCATAGAGGCTTGCAAAGCAATGTGGAAAACAAGAGAAAGTAGTGGAAATCATTCGTTGTTGAAAAATTTCAGAATGGCTTTCACATCTTTTGAAAACTCCGGATCCGTGCCCATCTTCTCTTCAATTCGCTTAATGGAATGCAGAACTGTTGTGTGATGCTTGCCTCCGAATTGCTGGCCGATTTCCGCCAGAGAATGTCGGGTTACGCGCTTGGAGATAAACATGGCGATTTGCCGGGGATGGGCCACCCGTGGAGAGTTGTTGCGGGATTTCAGATCCTCGGTGCGGATATTAAAGCGTTTGGCTACATACTCCTGGATACTTTCCACGGTAACCTGTTTTTTTGACAGGGTAATATACGGTTTAAGTGCTTCCTTGGCGAACTCAAGGGTGATGCGGTCCCCATTGGTATCCGGATGCTTCAGGTTGGCATAACCGATCAGGCGGTTCAAAGCGCCCTCCAGTTTACGGATATTTTCCTTAATTGAAGAGGCCAGAAAATAGAGAACTTCTTCGTTGATCACAAAGTGATTCAACATCAAACTTTTTCTTTCCGACAATTTCTGTTTGAGAATCGCGATTCTGCCTTCAAGGTCGTAGGGAAGAATATCGACGATGCCCCCCCATTCAAAACGGGATTTAATGCGGTTTTCCAAGTAGGGGATGTTATCCGGATGGGTATCTGAACACAATACAATCTGTTTTTCTTCCTGGATCAACTTGTTAAAAATGTAATAAAACTGTTCGCTTGTGCCACCCCACTTGGTGATGTACTGAATGTCGTCGATTAACAGTACGTCAACGGAAGTGTACTTGCGGATAAATTCCGAACGTTTGTTGAAACGGGTATACTCAACATATTCGTTCATGAAATCACTGGTGGTGAGATAAATGACTTTCAT
Coding sequences:
- the dnaN gene encoding DNA polymerase III subunit beta, which gives rise to MKIFVEKSIFSNELKLFQGIFEKKTLMEILQNIKVTAFENGVLELTATDLEIGLQSSVKVDVREPGSFTVNGRDFYDLISRMPDGPVEISENNDLQIVINNASKTSKYKLMGMQSSEYPNLPESDFSQSIHLNSAKLQSMINKTYYIISPEMKFNLGGALLSLGSERWEMASTDGHRLAFCAVDESISTGESLEFIVSRKTLLELLKVGEDLDIDFAFDKNNLFFKAGNRVLSARIIDQKFPNYRAVIPESTRFKAGLNAEALLTTLRRVLVFKTRNNGVFFRFDKGKLILERSTPEKGEAHEELQIEYSGDDIKAAFNGHFVLDFLTHVETESIEIGMNDGENSFVFKPVSSQGVDFIYVVMPLNL
- the dnaA gene encoding chromosomal replication initiator protein DnaA translates to MIQPRTLAKSTQAFSPYLGFFFCQALTPPFHRCTIPGIRPRDRWKWFFSHLLIKLWKFSMNYFDLTRNYLKETLDSPTFLKWIEPLSYIGTMNQIVFVGSPDPQKTQWIKSNLLERLNQYMEKEFQCSLKLVPLYEEIETETSHPTVRSDLNGEPGNFVSNLNPKYTFETFVQLDSNRMAYSFAYSVSEFPGKSYNPLYIYSDVGLGKTHLMYAIGNRIQRNSDMKVIYLTTSDFMNEYVEYTRFNKRSEFIRKYTSVDVLLIDDIQYITKWGGTSEQFYYIFNKLIQEEKQIVLCSDTHPDNIPYLENRIKSRFEWGGIVDILPYDLEGRIAILKQKLSERKSLMLNHFVINEEVLYFLASSIKENIRKLEGALNRLIGYANLKHPDTNGDRITLEFAKEALKPYITLSKKQVTVESIQEYVAKRFNIRTEDLKSRNNSPRVAHPRQIAMFISKRVTRHSLAEIGQQFGGKHHTTVLHSIKRIEEKMGTDPEFSKDVKAILKFFNNE